From Pleurocapsa minor HA4230-MV1, one genomic window encodes:
- a CDS encoding diacylglycerol kinase family protein, producing the protein MIESSKRANPTRFLLNITMKSSTIAPAAPESKSNQKIIRDLAWQVAPNLFLSFKYAWAGVTYAFATQRNFRIHTFVGIFAVSMGAFLQVTAVEMAIIAMTCAVVMVLELINTAIEAVVDLTVKQSYHELAKIAKDCAAGAVLISALAAVIVATCILLPPLFQRIMLMM; encoded by the coding sequence ATGATTGAATCGAGCAAAAGAGCCAATCCAACGCGGTTTTTATTAAATATAACTATGAAATCTTCTACTATTGCTCCTGCTGCCCCAGAATCTAAATCTAATCAGAAAATAATTCGAGACTTAGCCTGGCAAGTAGCCCCTAACTTATTTTTAAGCTTTAAATACGCTTGGGCGGGGGTGACATATGCCTTCGCTACCCAGAGAAATTTTCGGATTCATACTTTTGTCGGTATTTTTGCTGTCAGTATGGGAGCTTTTTTACAGGTAACGGCTGTAGAAATGGCAATTATCGCCATGACCTGTGCTGTGGTGATGGTTTTAGAATTAATTAATACAGCAATTGAAGCGGTGGTCGATTTGACGGTTAAGCAAAGCTATCACGAATTAGCTAAGATCGCCAAGGACTGTGCTGCTGGGGCAGTTTTGATTAGTGCGCTTGCTGCGGTAATTGTCGCAACCTGCATCTTGCTACCGCCATTGTTTCAGCGTATTATGCTGATGATGTAA